From the genome of Epinephelus lanceolatus isolate andai-2023 chromosome 23, ASM4190304v1, whole genome shotgun sequence, one region includes:
- the LOC117248963 gene encoding 4-galactosyl-N-acetylglucosaminide 3-alpha-L-fucosyltransferase 9-like, which produces MALPACQWTSLRPFVFGSLVALCFLGLFFTYYQPDFRFPSIGLYLGKGQQVCPNVCAEGAKTQNPNSSTELQISPNPSDAQKIAEVDTEPDTIVLIWMWPFGQRFDVNCGVYNITKCHLTNDKTVYHKAHGVLFHHRDIHGNGGNMPQEPRPLFQKWVWFNMESPANSGRMPYLDRLVNLTCNYRLDSSIPVPYGYLEPLTSVDESFKLPAKDKLVCWIVSNWNARYKRVEYYNELKKHIEINAYGNAFAKGVSDKEYSKIVSSCKFYLSFENSIFKDYITEKLYLPMMKGSVPVVLGPPRQNYEDHVPPGSFIHIDDFSSPKELAERLRYLDQHESEYMSYFDWTRSYKVKRAAFGKEHACRTCRYLQHHKEYQSFHDLNKWYWG; this is translated from the coding sequence ATGGCCCTGCCTGCCTGCCAGTGGACTTCTCTGCGCCCATTTGTCTTCGGCAGCCTGGTGGCATTGTGTTTTCTAGGCCTTTTCTTCACATACTACCAGCCTGACTTCAGGTTCCCCAGTATTGGCCTTTACTTGGGGAAAGGCCAACAAGTCTGCCCAAACGTATGTGCAGAGGGGGCAAAGACCCAGAACCCAAACAGTTCCACAGAGCTGCAGATCAGCCCAAATCCTAGTGACGCCCAGAAGATAGCAGAGGTGGACACTGAGCCTGACACTATTGTACTGATCTGGATGTGGCCATTTGGCCAGAGATTTGATGTCAACTGCGGTGTTTACAATATCACAAAATGCCACTTGACAAATGACAAGACAGTTTACCATAAAGCCCACGGAGTTCTCTTCCACCACAGGGACATACATGGAAACGGAGGGAATATGCCACAAGAGCCGCGTCCCTTGTTCCAGAAATGGGTGTGGTTTAATATGGAGTCACCTGCAAACTCAGGTCGAATGCCTTATCTTGATCGTTTAGTCAACTTGACATGCAATTATCGTCTTGATTCCAGTATTCCAGTGCCTTATGGATATTTGGAGCCACTGACATCTGTAGATGAGAGTTTTAAACTACCAGCAAAGGACAAGTTGGTGTGTTGGATTGTGAGCAACTGGAACGCACGGTATAAGAGAGTTGAGTACTACAACGAACTGAAGAAACACATCGAGATTAATGCATATGGAAATGCCTTTGCTAAAGGTGTATCTGACAAAGAGTATTCAAAGATAGTTTCTAGCTGTAAATTCTACCTCTCCTTTGAAAACTCTATCTTCAAAGACTACATCACAGAGAAGTTATACCTTCCTATGATGAAAGGAAGTGTACCAGTAGTTCTGGGCCCTCCAAGGCAAAATTATGAGGACCACGTCCCACCTGGGTCTTTCATTCATATCGAtgacttttcctctccaaaGGAGCTGGCAGAGAGGCTACGTTACCTTGACCAACATGAGTCTGAGTACATGAGCTACTTTGATTGGACGAGAAGCTATAAAGTTAAAAGGGCTGCGTTTGGAAAAGAACATGCTTGCAGAACTTGTAGATACTTGCAACACCACAAAGAGTACCAATCTTTTCATGATCTCAACAAATGGTACTGGGGTTAA